In the Leptotrichia sp. oral taxon 847 genome, one interval contains:
- a CDS encoding cobyrinate a,c-diamide synthase has translation MKKILIAGTNSGSGKTTVTSILMSCLENVAPFKVGPDYIDTTYHEIFTGNKSHNLDIFMVGEENVKNIFEIYSQNKDIAVVEGVMGLFDGLSNDFDNFSTAHVARILDIPVILVVNAKAISTSCAAIVLGFKMMDPRINICGVILNNISSQRHYSSLKEAVEKYTKIKCLGYVPKNEDLALESRHLGLKLAFEENENKILQQKKIFYEIGKKYLDLEKIKKIAKNFEPKMTFENWEKINKLKDKYRGQKIAIARDRAFSFYYQENIDLLKFCGFEINEFSPITDKKIPENINFIYFGGGYPELFSKELQNNVSMKKSILQEYEKGTKIYAECGGFMYLAKKIHLLNSEIYDFCGIFNLEIKMRKTLNIKRFGYINIETENGIKLKGHEFHYSEIVKNNENNTFYKISKNDNRKWTCGYRKKNILAGYPHISFFSNLDFFKFLVEEL, from the coding sequence ATGAAGAAAATATTGATTGCCGGAACAAATAGCGGAAGCGGTAAAACGACAGTTACAAGCATTCTTATGTCTTGTCTAGAAAATGTCGCTCCTTTTAAAGTGGGTCCTGATTACATTGACACAACTTATCATGAAATTTTTACAGGAAATAAGTCGCATAATTTAGATATTTTTATGGTTGGCGAAGAAAATGTAAAAAATATTTTTGAAATTTATTCACAAAATAAAGATATAGCAGTTGTCGAAGGAGTTATGGGACTTTTTGATGGACTATCTAATGACTTTGATAATTTTAGCACAGCACATGTCGCAAGAATTTTGGATATTCCAGTAATTTTGGTTGTAAATGCTAAAGCGATTTCTACTAGCTGTGCCGCTATTGTACTCGGCTTTAAAATGATGGATCCCAGAATAAATATATGTGGCGTCATCTTAAATAATATTAGTTCACAAAGACATTATTCGAGCCTAAAAGAAGCGGTAGAAAAGTATACGAAAATAAAATGCCTGGGATATGTTCCAAAAAATGAGGATTTAGCGCTTGAAAGCCGTCATTTGGGCCTAAAGTTGGCATTTGAAGAGAATGAAAACAAAATTTTACAGCAAAAAAAAATATTTTATGAAATTGGAAAAAAATATTTGGATTTGGAAAAAATAAAAAAGATTGCAAAAAATTTTGAGCCAAAAATGACTTTTGAGAATTGGGAAAAAATAAATAAATTAAAAGATAAATACCGTGGTCAAAAAATTGCAATTGCAAGAGACAGAGCTTTTTCTTTCTATTATCAAGAAAATATTGACTTATTAAAATTTTGTGGTTTTGAAATAAATGAATTTAGTCCAATTACTGATAAAAAAATTCCAGAAAATATTAATTTTATTTATTTTGGCGGAGGCTATCCCGAACTTTTTTCAAAGGAACTGCAAAACAATGTTTCTATGAAAAAAAGTATTTTGCAGGAATATGAAAAAGGGACAAAAATTTATGCAGAATGTGGCGGATTTATGTATTTGGCTAAAAAAATCCATCTATTGAACAGTGAGATCTATGATTTTTGTGGAATTTTCAACTTGGAAATAAAAATGCGAAAAACTCTCAATATCAAGCGTTTTGGATATATAAATATTGAGACAGAAAATGGGATAAAATTAAAAGGACACGAATTTCACTATTCTGAAATAGTAAAAAATAATGAAAACAATACTTTTTATAAAATCAGCAAAAATGACAATAGAAAATGGACTTGTGGATATAGGAAAAAAAATATTCTTGCGGGTTATCCACATATTTCTTTTTTTTCAAATTTAGATTTTTTTAAATTTTTAGTTGAAGAATTGTGA
- the pyrH gene encoding UMP kinase: MLKYKRILLKLSGEALAGNKEFGFSNEVLESFAKQIKEVHEKGVEIAIVIGGGNIFRGISGMEKGFDRVTGDTMGMLATIMNGLALQNAIENLGVPTRVMTALQMPQVAEPFIRRKAIRHLEKGRVVIFAGGTSNPYFTTDSSGALRAVEIQADVLAKGTKVDGIYDKDPMKFDDAVKYDTVSFDEAISKNLGVMDTAALSLCRENQMPIVVFNALQEGNILKMAQGETIGTTVKK, from the coding sequence GTGTTAAAATATAAAAGAATACTTTTAAAATTAAGTGGTGAAGCACTTGCAGGAAACAAGGAGTTTGGATTTTCAAACGAAGTTTTAGAAAGCTTTGCAAAACAAATTAAAGAAGTCCATGAAAAAGGTGTAGAAATAGCTATCGTAATTGGTGGTGGAAACATTTTTCGTGGAATAAGTGGAATGGAGAAAGGTTTTGACAGAGTTACAGGTGATACAATGGGAATGCTTGCCACTATCATGAATGGACTTGCACTTCAGAATGCAATAGAAAATTTGGGAGTGCCAACTCGTGTTATGACTGCACTTCAAATGCCACAGGTGGCTGAGCCTTTTATCAGAAGAAAAGCTATAAGACATTTGGAAAAAGGAAGAGTTGTAATTTTTGCGGGAGGGACAAGTAACCCTTATTTTACGACAGATTCATCGGGAGCACTAAGAGCTGTGGAAATACAGGCCGACGTACTTGCTAAAGGTACAAAAGTTGATGGTATTTATGATAAAGACCCTATGAAATTTGACGATGCCGTTAAATATGACACAGTTTCATTTGACGAAGCAATTTCAAAAAATTTAGGTGTGATGGACACGGCCGCACTTTCTCTTTGTAGGGAAAATCAAATGCCAATCGTAGTTTTTAACGCACTTCAAGAAGGTAATATTTTAAAGATGGCGCAAGGGGAAACTATCGGAACAACAGTAAAAAAATAA
- the tsf gene encoding translation elongation factor Ts, with translation MAITTALIKELRERTGAGMLDCKKALGETDGDIEKAIDWLREKGIAKAAKKSGRVAAEGLVFAAVSEDRKKGAILEINSETDFVAKNDEFKSFGEKLVALTLNHDLTSEDELKAFEVEGKTVETHLTELIAKIGENMNIRRLKLVSTTGFVETYIHLGGKIGVLLNVNGEATDENIEKAKGVAMHVAAMDPKYLDKSQVTTADLDREKEIARHQLTAEGKPANIIEKILEGKMRKFYEENCLIQQKYVRDDKVTVEKFIAPNTIISFDRFKVGEGIEKEEVDFAAEVAAQLGQ, from the coding sequence GTGGCAATTACAACAGCACTTATTAAAGAATTAAGAGAAAGAACTGGAGCAGGAATGCTTGACTGTAAAAAAGCACTAGGAGAAACTGACGGAGATATTGAAAAAGCAATTGACTGGTTAAGAGAAAAGGGAATTGCAAAAGCGGCTAAAAAATCTGGAAGAGTTGCAGCTGAAGGGTTGGTCTTCGCAGCAGTTTCTGAAGATAGAAAAAAAGGAGCTATTCTAGAAATTAACTCTGAAACTGACTTTGTTGCTAAAAATGATGAATTCAAATCTTTTGGAGAAAAATTAGTAGCATTGACTTTAAATCACGACTTGACAAGTGAAGATGAATTAAAGGCTTTTGAAGTTGAAGGAAAAACTGTTGAAACTCACTTGACAGAATTAATCGCTAAAATTGGTGAAAATATGAATATTAGAAGATTAAAATTAGTTTCAACTACTGGATTTGTCGAAACTTATATTCATTTGGGCGGAAAAATTGGAGTTTTATTAAATGTAAATGGTGAAGCAACTGACGAAAATATTGAAAAAGCAAAAGGTGTCGCTATGCACGTGGCTGCAATGGACCCTAAATACTTAGACAAATCACAAGTTACAACTGCTGACTTGGATAGAGAAAAAGAGATTGCAAGACATCAATTGACAGCTGAAGGAAAACCTGCAAATATAATTGAAAAAATATTGGAAGGTAAAATGAGAAAATTCTACGAAGAAAATTGTCTAATTCAACAAAAATATGTAAGAGATGACAAAGTTACTGTTGAAAAATTTATCGCTCCAAACACAATTATTTCATTTGACAGATTTAAAGTTGGAGAAGGAATTGAAAAAGAAGAAGTAGATTTTGCCGCAGAAGTAGCAGCACAATTAGGACAATAA
- the truA gene encoding tRNA pseudouridine(38-40) synthase TruA, whose translation MKKNIKMIYQYDGSKFFGFQRQKGKKTVQGEIEKIIKNTFSQEINMISSGRTDKGVHAYEQVSNFFIDRNIPIIPIKRQLNKSLKGEIKVLSVKEVPHTFNARFDAKSRTYLYIMKIEDKITPFESSYITPITKPIEIKKFQKILDEFVGTHNFSSFMKKDKAYRNPIREIFYINCYSENDTLKIEICGNGFLKTMVRIMIGSALAVYFEKENSEYIKKRLQNPNENCKKILASSEGLYLYKVNY comes from the coding sequence ATGAAAAAAAACATAAAAATGATTTATCAATACGATGGAAGTAAATTTTTTGGATTTCAAAGACAAAAAGGGAAAAAAACTGTGCAAGGAGAAATTGAAAAAATCATAAAAAACACATTTTCTCAAGAAATAAATATGATTTCATCGGGACGAACAGATAAAGGAGTCCACGCCTATGAACAAGTATCAAATTTTTTTATTGACAGAAATATTCCAATTATTCCGATAAAACGCCAACTTAATAAAAGTTTAAAAGGTGAGATAAAAGTGTTATCAGTAAAAGAAGTTCCCCATACATTTAATGCACGGTTTGACGCTAAAAGCCGGACTTATCTCTACATTATGAAAATAGAAGACAAAATTACTCCTTTTGAAAGTTCATACATCACACCAATTACAAAACCAATTGAAATAAAAAAATTTCAAAAAATTTTAGATGAATTCGTAGGAACTCATAATTTTAGTAGCTTTATGAAAAAAGACAAAGCCTATAGAAATCCCATAAGAGAAATTTTTTATATAAACTGTTATTCCGAAAATGACACATTAAAAATTGAAATTTGTGGAAATGGATTTTTAAAAACTATGGTCAGAATAATGATTGGCTCAGCACTTGCAGTCTACTTTGAAAAAGAAAACAGCGAATATATAAAGAAAAGACTGCAAAATCCAAATGAAAACTGTAAAAAAATATTGGCTAGTTCCGAAGGACTATACCTATATAAAGTCAATTATTAA
- a CDS encoding PspC domain-containing protein: MEKKLYKSVKDRKIAGVCGGIAEYLNIDSNVIRVIWVIFAFGFGTGILAYIVCALILNDNPGEY, translated from the coding sequence ATGGAAAAAAAATTATACAAATCAGTAAAAGATAGAAAAATAGCAGGAGTTTGTGGAGGAATAGCGGAATACCTTAATATTGATTCAAATGTTATAAGAGTGATCTGGGTTATTTTTGCATTTGGATTTGGAACTGGAATACTGGCATATATTGTCTGCGCTTTAATTTTAAATGACAATCCAGGTGAATATTAA
- the rpsB gene encoding 30S ribosomal protein S2: protein MAVITMKQLLEVGAHFGHQAKRWNPKMKPYIFTERNGIHILDLHQTLEATEKAYEFVRQISEDGGKILFVGTKKQAQEAIKEEAERAGGFYVNHRWLGGLLTNLETIKKRVKRLKELEEMDADGTLDEAYTKKEAGLLRKEMAKLSKNIGGIKEMNTLPAALFVVDIKKEFLALEEAKKLGIPVIALIDTNVDPDLVTYKIPANDDAIRSVKLFSQIIANAAIEANGGVEANADQDTAPLNEEFETTEEVVEETVEEEVATEE from the coding sequence ATGGCAGTAATTACAATGAAACAATTATTAGAAGTAGGAGCACATTTTGGACATCAAGCAAAAAGATGGAACCCAAAAATGAAACCTTATATTTTTACAGAAAGAAACGGAATCCATATTTTGGATTTACACCAAACTTTGGAAGCAACTGAAAAAGCTTATGAATTTGTAAGACAAATTTCTGAAGATGGTGGAAAAATTTTATTTGTAGGAACTAAAAAACAAGCTCAGGAAGCTATTAAAGAAGAAGCCGAAAGAGCAGGAGGATTTTATGTAAACCACAGATGGTTAGGAGGACTTTTAACTAACCTAGAAACTATCAAAAAAAGAGTAAAAAGATTAAAAGAATTAGAAGAAATGGATGCGGATGGAACTTTAGACGAAGCATACACTAAAAAAGAAGCAGGATTACTTAGAAAAGAAATGGCAAAACTTTCTAAAAATATCGGTGGAATTAAAGAAATGAACACTTTGCCAGCGGCACTTTTTGTTGTCGACATCAAAAAAGAATTTTTGGCATTGGAAGAAGCTAAAAAATTAGGAATTCCTGTAATCGCATTAATCGATACAAATGTAGATCCTGATTTAGTAACTTACAAAATCCCTGCAAACGATGACGCTATAAGATCAGTAAAATTATTTTCTCAAATTATAGCAAACGCTGCAATCGAAGCTAACGGAGGAGTTGAAGCAAATGCTGATCAAGATACTGCTCCATTAAACGAAGAATTTGAAACTACTGAAGAAGTTGTAGAAGAAACAGTTGAAGAAGAAGTAGCAACTGAAGAATAA
- a CDS encoding S66 peptidase family protein, with protein sequence MKVKDILLFFFMGLIFSLSSFAAGNNEIIIPKGLKPGDTIGLVAPANYKGDNAMYEVEYLRNRGFNVIFGRSFDSRWYGFGGNDAVRAKDINDMFANPRINAIFAIRGGYGAIRFIDKLNYDVIKKNPKIISGFSDITTLLLAINEKTGLVTFHGPMADNLKEIPLTTEESFNKAFMSNSSYNLLDFDNSYTIMKSGRGSGRITGGNLSLVVATLGTDHEINTDGKILFLEEVNEDSYRVDRMLQQLRLAGKLKNLKGIIIGDFRNPKKADPTDMSIDEVFYDNFAKLNIPIIKGLKSGHVRPFITVPIGANAKIDTYKREVIIERSTK encoded by the coding sequence TTGAAAGTAAAAGATATATTGTTATTTTTTTTTATGGGTTTAATATTCAGTTTAAGTTCATTTGCAGCTGGAAATAATGAGATAATTATTCCAAAAGGGTTAAAACCTGGGGATACGATAGGGTTAGTTGCACCTGCCAATTATAAAGGGGACAATGCAATGTATGAAGTTGAATATCTGAGAAATAGAGGATTTAATGTAATTTTTGGAAGGTCATTTGATTCAAGATGGTATGGGTTTGGAGGAAATGATGCGGTAAGAGCAAAAGATATAAATGATATGTTTGCAAATCCTAGAATTAATGCGATTTTTGCAATTAGAGGAGGATATGGAGCTATTAGATTTATTGATAAGTTAAACTATGATGTAATCAAAAAAAATCCTAAAATTATTTCAGGCTTTAGTGATATCACAACTTTATTACTTGCAATTAATGAAAAAACAGGACTTGTAACTTTTCACGGACCGATGGCGGACAATTTAAAAGAAATCCCACTTACGACAGAGGAATCATTCAATAAGGCATTTATGAGCAATTCTTCGTATAATTTACTTGATTTTGACAACAGCTATACGATTATGAAAAGTGGACGTGGCAGTGGGAGAATAACAGGAGGAAATTTGTCATTAGTAGTCGCAACTTTAGGAACTGATCACGAAATAAATACAGATGGTAAAATTTTGTTTTTGGAAGAAGTGAATGAAGATAGTTATCGTGTGGATAGAATGTTACAGCAGCTTAGACTAGCTGGAAAATTAAAAAATTTAAAAGGAATAATAATAGGAGATTTTAGAAATCCCAAAAAGGCTGATCCAACAGATATGAGTATAGATGAAGTTTTTTATGATAATTTTGCAAAACTTAATATTCCTATAATTAAAGGGTTAAAATCAGGGCATGTGAGACCATTTATTACAGTACCCATTGGTGCAAATGCAAAAATTGATACATACAAAAGAGAAGTAATTATTGAAAGATCAACTAAATAA
- a CDS encoding RsiV family protein, with product MKKLTLLFMALLMFNLSFAKQKEKVDTTFTFANFEPESESGITPLKRTKVLGKSRVEYFAFSGKKPEIVRQMNKAMEKFIQEFKSTKTKTYTVTSKVTANNSYFISVAFNIIEKDSKAGMSFKETDGISFNLKNGKPLLLKDLFLPGYEKELENAINGKFAELGLPQTERFKGVSKKTNFYLENDALVLVYNKNEGTPFADGQVFIPFMLTNLIGLLK from the coding sequence ATGAAAAAATTAACATTGCTATTTATGGCATTACTAATGTTTAACTTATCATTTGCAAAACAAAAAGAAAAAGTGGATACAACATTTACATTTGCAAATTTTGAGCCTGAATCAGAAAGTGGAATTACTCCATTAAAAAGAACAAAAGTTTTGGGAAAATCGAGAGTTGAATACTTTGCATTTTCTGGAAAAAAACCAGAAATTGTAAGACAGATGAATAAAGCTATGGAAAAGTTTATTCAAGAATTTAAATCAACTAAAACTAAAACTTACACTGTTACTTCAAAAGTAACCGCAAATAACAGTTATTTTATAAGCGTTGCTTTTAACATAATTGAAAAGGATTCAAAAGCTGGAATGTCCTTTAAGGAAACTGATGGTATTTCTTTCAATTTAAAAAATGGTAAGCCGTTATTATTAAAAGACTTGTTCCTTCCTGGTTACGAAAAAGAACTTGAAAATGCAATTAACGGAAAATTTGCTGAATTGGGCTTGCCTCAGACAGAGAGATTTAAAGGTGTTTCGAAAAAAACAAACTTTTATTTAGAAAATGATGCTCTAGTATTGGTTTACAACAAAAATGAAGGAACTCCTTTTGCTGATGGACAAGTATTTATCCCTTTCATGTTGACAAATTTAATCGGACTTCTTAAATAA
- a CDS encoding DUF3829 domain-containing protein, which produces MKKIGLLILVMLCLVIMMKFVKVEKVEKNTKTKEQIMLETNKVKYNKHIRFYNRILSIDKGLLYYFEDAGMEKTIDKSQSEDIELNIPIDQEFINKLKELKESNEKKDELDKKAIAMLPVLEKMLPISESMKNYYQSKRYLQDKFSLGEVLHRQLLENLDKYNSVAKAYKEAFEKKSKDIKKMMEKDYDKRKLFITQKQLVYIDNGEDFIDEIRKQQLDASNFTDKGNVKNFKKIFDKINKSLLKLEKSIKNEKQLKKEGFDLNDHAAFIEKAKIFKESANKFMTKIKKKQKATYSSASDGYFAQTEEGTPENVVATFNEVVKEHNKLLAKQAKQAKNKK; this is translated from the coding sequence ATGAAAAAAATAGGGTTGCTTATACTTGTTATGCTTTGTCTGGTAATAATGATGAAATTTGTAAAAGTGGAAAAAGTTGAGAAAAATACTAAAACGAAAGAACAAATAATGCTTGAAACTAATAAAGTAAAATACAATAAACATATAAGGTTTTATAATAGAATTTTAAGCATAGACAAAGGACTTTTGTATTATTTTGAAGATGCGGGAATGGAAAAAACAATTGATAAATCGCAGTCAGAAGATATAGAATTGAATATTCCAATAGACCAGGAATTTATAAATAAATTAAAAGAGCTGAAAGAAAGTAATGAAAAAAAGGATGAATTGGACAAAAAAGCGATAGCTATGTTACCAGTACTAGAAAAAATGTTGCCTATCAGTGAAAGTATGAAAAATTATTATCAAAGCAAACGATATTTGCAAGATAAGTTTTCTTTAGGAGAAGTTTTACATAGACAACTGCTTGAAAATCTTGATAAGTACAACAGTGTCGCAAAAGCTTATAAAGAGGCTTTTGAGAAAAAATCAAAAGATATAAAAAAAATGATGGAAAAAGATTATGATAAGAGAAAATTATTTATCACGCAAAAACAATTGGTTTACATAGATAATGGGGAAGATTTTATTGATGAAATTCGGAAACAGCAATTGGATGCAAGTAATTTCACTGATAAAGGAAATGTGAAAAATTTCAAGAAAATATTTGATAAAATTAATAAATCACTACTAAAACTTGAAAAAAGCATAAAAAATGAAAAACAGTTGAAAAAAGAGGGATTTGATTTAAATGATCATGCCGCGTTTATTGAGAAAGCTAAAATCTTTAAAGAATCAGCAAATAAATTTATGACAAAAATTAAGAAGAAACAAAAGGCGACTTATTCGTCAGCGAGCGATGGATATTTTGCACAGACAGAAGAAGGAACACCTGAAAATGTGGTAGCAACATTTAACGAAGTTGTGAAAGAACATAACAAACTTTTAGCAAAACAGGCAAAACAGGCAAAAAATAAAAAATAA
- a CDS encoding GNAT family N-acetyltransferase, which produces MEKKYKIQILDAKKDSDLLFKIVEHENEVFGEATVGNWNIKPIAKYGKVFAAVTNDEKEELISVIEVLSSFDRELAYIYGVSTVPKFEKKGYATALLRYVIQYLKKLEIKKIELTVDTDNFTAQKIYKKLNFEIVEDLENEYGDNIKRYLMRYVGV; this is translated from the coding sequence ATGGAAAAAAAATATAAAATACAAATACTAGATGCTAAAAAAGATTCTGACTTGCTTTTTAAAATAGTGGAACATGAAAATGAAGTATTTGGAGAAGCGACAGTAGGAAATTGGAATATAAAGCCAATTGCCAAATATGGAAAAGTATTTGCTGCAGTAACAAATGATGAAAAGGAAGAGCTTATTTCAGTAATCGAAGTTCTTAGCAGTTTTGATAGAGAATTAGCTTACATTTACGGTGTCTCTACAGTGCCCAAATTTGAAAAGAAAGGTTATGCAACAGCATTGTTAAGATATGTAATTCAATATCTAAAAAAATTAGAAATAAAAAAAATTGAATTAACTGTTGACACTGACAATTTCACTGCACAAAAAATCTATAAAAAATTAAATTTTGAAATCGTGGAAGATTTGGAAAATGAATACGGAGATAATATTAAAAGATATTTGATGAGATATGTGGGTGTGTAA
- the tnpA gene encoding IS200/IS605 family transposase: MSYNSNYHSVFDINYHIIFCIKYRREVINDEISNRLKEIFEKICPKYNIVLKEWEHDVDHIHMLINAMPNTELSKFVNTYKSASSRLIKKEFPEIRGRLWKEYFWSRSYLVVSVGGAPLEIIKKYIQNQKEV, translated from the coding sequence ATGTCATACAATAGTAATTATCATTCAGTATTTGATATAAATTATCATATAATTTTTTGTATAAAATATCGAAGAGAAGTCATTAATGATGAAATTTCTAATAGATTGAAAGAGATTTTTGAAAAAATATGTCCGAAGTATAACATTGTTCTTAAAGAATGGGAACATGATGTTGATCATATTCATATGTTGATTAATGCTATGCCTAATACTGAACTTTCTAAGTTTGTAAATACTTACAAAAGTGCTTCCAGCAGGTTGATAAAAAAAGAATTTCCTGAAATAAGGGGAAGATTGTGGAAAGAATATTTTTGGAGTAGAAGTTACTTAGTTGTAAGTGTTGGAGGTGCACCATTAGAGATAATTAAAAAATATATTCAAAATCAAAAGGAGGTGTAA
- a CDS encoding RNA-guided endonuclease TnpB family protein, with protein sequence MKYNLAFKYRIYPNKEQELLINKTFGCVRFVYNTILYTANKIYEETGKNKIITPASLKKENQFLKEVDSLALANAQLNVKRSFTNFFQKRAKFPRFKSKKNSVKSYTTNCVNNSIRIEENKYLVLPKLKKVKLKYHREIPKDYKIKSVTLTNSNGNYYVSILTEFEKEIKKNPSNDKVIGLDFSMSELFVSSENQRADYPKYFKMLEKKLKKLQKSLSRKVKFSKNWYRQKEKISKLHEYIKNCRRDFLHKLSKKLSEIYNAVVVEDLNMKGMSQALNFGKSVGDNGWGMFLRMLEYKLIFLGKQFLKIDKWFPSSKTCSKCGNVKEELKLSERSYKCECCGIEIDRDYNAALNIRDIGKEMLKY encoded by the coding sequence ATGAAATATAATTTAGCATTTAAATACAGAATTTATCCAAATAAAGAGCAGGAATTATTGATAAACAAGACTTTTGGATGTGTTCGTTTTGTTTACAATACAATTTTGTACACTGCGAATAAAATTTATGAAGAGACTGGAAAAAATAAAATAATTACACCTGCCAGTTTGAAGAAGGAAAATCAATTTTTGAAAGAAGTAGACAGCTTGGCACTTGCAAATGCTCAATTGAATGTAAAACGGTCGTTTACGAATTTTTTTCAGAAGAGAGCGAAATTTCCAAGGTTCAAATCTAAAAAGAATAGTGTTAAAAGTTATACGACAAATTGTGTGAACAATTCGATACGAATTGAAGAAAACAAGTATTTGGTTTTGCCAAAATTGAAAAAAGTCAAATTGAAATATCATAGAGAAATACCAAAGGATTATAAAATAAAGTCGGTAACATTGACAAACAGTAATGGAAATTACTATGTTTCTATTTTGACGGAATTTGAAAAAGAAATCAAAAAAAATCCAAGTAATGATAAAGTGATTGGACTTGATTTTTCAATGTCTGAATTATTTGTCAGTTCTGAAAACCAAAGAGCTGATTATCCAAAATATTTTAAGATGTTGGAGAAAAAATTGAAAAAATTACAAAAATCATTATCAAGAAAAGTAAAATTTTCTAAAAATTGGTATAGACAAAAAGAGAAAATATCAAAACTACATGAGTATATCAAAAATTGCCGAAGAGATTTTTTGCATAAATTATCGAAAAAATTGTCTGAAATATATAATGCTGTGGTTGTTGAGGATTTGAATATGAAAGGGATGAGTCAGGCATTAAATTTTGGGAAAAGTGTAGGAGATAATGGATGGGGAATGTTTTTGAGAATGCTTGAGTATAAACTGATATTTTTAGGGAAACAATTTTTGAAGATAGATAAGTGGTTTCCGTCGTCGAAAACTTGTAGTAAATGTGGAAATGTTAAAGAGGAGCTGAAATTATCAGAAAGAAGTTATAAATGTGAATGCTGTGGAATTGAAATTGATAGAGATTACAATGCGGCATTGAATATAAGAGATATTGGAAAAGAAATGTTAAAATATTAG
- the cobD gene encoding threonine-phosphate decarboxylase CobD produces the protein MDFHGGNIYKIFREKKIKNILDYSSNINPFGISENLKKTILENFESIEKYPDPDYFKLKKRISEKIKVDLGNIILGNGATEIIFLIIKVLNLKKVLIVSPTFGEYERAVKSLQNSVKINYFKLDEEENFKFNQKKFENEMEKNYDLVIICNPNNPTGKFLKKDEMEKILEKCNQKGAKLLVDEAFIEFIQNWKKETIIQTKINKKNLFVIRAFTKFFAIPGLRLGYGIGFDKEIICKMNEKKEPWSVNSLAEIAGICALDDLDYIKKTEDWIKEEKIYMFKKLSEIKEIEVFKTEVNFILVKIKKEIFEKGMDSKKLQEEMLKHGILIRDASNFIFLGKKYFRLAIKDRKNNDFVLKILKEILSQENQTY, from the coding sequence ATGGATTTTCATGGTGGAAATATTTATAAAATTTTTCGAGAAAAAAAAATAAAAAATATATTGGATTACAGCTCAAATATCAATCCTTTTGGAATATCAGAAAATTTAAAAAAAACAATTTTAGAAAATTTTGAAAGTATTGAAAAGTATCCCGATCCAGATTATTTTAAACTGAAAAAAAGAATTTCTGAAAAAATTAAAGTTGATCTTGGAAATATAATCCTAGGAAACGGAGCAACAGAAATTATATTTTTAATTATAAAAGTTTTAAATTTAAAAAAAGTTTTAATTGTATCGCCAACTTTCGGAGAATATGAAAGAGCAGTAAAAAGTTTGCAAAACAGTGTCAAAATTAATTATTTTAAATTGGACGAAGAAGAAAACTTTAAATTTAATCAAAAAAAATTTGAAAATGAAATGGAAAAAAATTATGACTTAGTTATAATTTGCAATCCAAATAATCCGACAGGAAAATTTTTAAAAAAAGATGAAATGGAAAAAATTTTAGAAAAATGTAATCAAAAAGGCGCAAAATTACTTGTGGATGAAGCTTTTATTGAATTTATCCAAAATTGGAAAAAAGAAACAATTATTCAGACAAAAATTAATAAAAAAAATTTATTTGTGATTCGGGCGTTTACAAAATTTTTTGCAATACCAGGATTAAGGCTTGGATATGGAATTGGTTTTGATAAAGAAATCATTTGCAAAATGAACGAAAAAAAAGAGCCGTGGAGTGTAAACAGCTTAGCTGAAATTGCTGGAATCTGTGCATTAGACGATTTGGACTACATAAAAAAGACTGAAGATTGGATAAAAGAAGAAAAAATATATATGTTTAAAAAATTATCAGAAATTAAAGAAATCGAAGTCTTTAAAACAGAAGTAAATTTTATTTTAGTAAAAATAAAAAAAGAAATATTTGAAAAAGGGATGGATTCTAAAAAATTACAGGAAGAAATGCTAAAACACGGAATTTTAATTAGAGATGCTTCAAATTTTATTTTTTTGGGCAAAAAATATTTTAGACTCGCTATAAAAGATAGAAAAAACAATGATTTTGTTTTAAAAATATTAAAAGAAATTTTGTCACAAGAAAATCAGACATATTAG